Proteins co-encoded in one Gossypium arboreum isolate Shixiya-1 chromosome 11, ASM2569848v2, whole genome shotgun sequence genomic window:
- the LOC108472953 gene encoding calmodulin-like — protein MADTLTEDQISEFREAFCLIDKDSDGFITMGELAAVIQTLDVNPTKEVQGMFSEANVEGNGTTIDFKDFLNIMASKMKENLMDELQEAFKVFDRDEDGFISANELRQVMMNLGERLTMEEAEQMIREADVDGDGVVSYEEFARMMMMAF, from the exons ATGGCAGATACATTGACAGAAGATCAAATTTCTGAGTTTCGTGAAGCCTTTTGCTTGATCGATAAAGATTCAGATG GGTTCATTACCATGggagagttggcagcagtgatccAAACATTAGATGTAAACCCTACAAAAGAAGTTCAAGGCATGTTCAGTGAGGCTAATGTTGAAGGAAATGGGACGACCATCGATTTCAAAGATTTCTTAAATATTATGGCAAGTAAAATGAAg GAAAACTTGATGGATGAACTACAAGAAGCTTTCAAAGTATTTGACAGAGATGAAGATGGATTCATATCAGCAAACGAG TTGAGACAAGTGATGATGAATCTGGGAGAAAGATTAACAATGGAAGAAGCAGAGCAGATGATAAGAGAAGCCGACGTGGATGGAGATGGAGTAGTCAGCTATGAGGAGTTTGCAAGGATGATGATGATGGCCTTCTAA